A region from the Corylus avellana chromosome ca7, CavTom2PMs-1.0 genome encodes:
- the LOC132186275 gene encoding subtilisin-like protease SBT1.7, whose translation MKKMKTFKSLMLVVLLGLCHVSTATVEKKSDQRRSTYIVHMAKSEMPASFEHHSHWYDSSLKSVSGSAEMLYTYDNAIHGFSTRLTTEEALLLENQSGVLFVSPELKYELHTTRTPQFLGLDKSSALFPEANSASEIVVGVLDTGVWPESKSFDDTGLGPVPSNWKGACETGTNFTSSNCNRKLIGARYFAKGYEAALGPIDTSKESRSPRDDDGHGTHTASTAAGSAVEDASLFGYATGTARGMAPSARVAVYKVCWMGGCFSSDIIAAMDKAIEDNVNVLSMSLGGGMSDYYKDNVAVGAFAAMEKGILVSCSAGNAGPNSYSLTNLAPWITTVGAGTLDRDFPASISLGNGKNYSGVSLYSGNPLPGTLTPFIYAGNASNTTVGNLCMMGALTPEKVAGKIVLCDRGQNARVQKGAVVKAAGGIGMVLSNTDANGEELVADAHLLPAAAVGEKNGDAIKSYLVSDPNPTATIQFEGTKVRIQPSPVVAAFSSRGPNTVTAEILKPDIIAPGVNILAGWSGIVGPTGLSTDSRRVPFNIISGTSMSCPHVSGLAALIKAAHPDWSPAAIRSALMTTAYTAYKNGAKLQDAATGKPATPFDYGSGHVDPVAALNPGLVYDLTADDYLNFLCALNYSDLQIRSLAKRNFTCDTSKKYSVTDLNYPSFSVVFNTGRTGVVKYTRTLTNVGAPGTYKASVSSAIPLVKISVVPESLSFAEINDKKSYTVTFTATGTLPDTGSFTRLEWSDGKHIVASPIAIGTGESE comes from the coding sequence atgaagaagatgaagacgtTTAAGTCTCTCATGCTTGTTGTCCTCCTGGGACTCTGCCACGTGTCCACGGCAACGGTGGAGAAGAAATCCGACCAACGGAGATCGACTTACATTGTTCACATGGCCAAATCCGAAATGCCGGCGAGTTTCGAGCACCACTCGCACTGGTACGACTCGTCACTCAAATCGGTATCCGGCTCCGCCGAAATGTTATACACCTACGACAATGCCATCCACGGCTTCTCCACGAGATTGACGACCGAGGAAGCCCTGTTGCTGGAAAACCAATCCGGAGTTCTCTTCGTGTCGCCTGAACTGAAGTACGAGCTACACACGACTCGTACCCCTCAGTTCCTCGGGCTCGACAAAAGCTCCGCTTTGTTCCCCGAGGCCAACTCAGCGAGTGAGATCGTTGTCGGAGTCTTAGACACCGGTGTTTGGCCCGAGAGCAAGAGCTTCGACGACACTGGGCTGGGACCCGTACCCAGTAACTGGAAAGGCGCGTGCGAAACAGGTACCAATTTCACTTCCTCCAACTGCAATCGCAAACTAATCGGCGCGAGGTACTTCGCGAAAGGCTACGAGGCCGCGCTAGGTCCAATCGATACAAGCAAAGAGTCGAGATCTCCCAGAGACGACGACGGCCATGGCACTCACACTGCAAGCACCGCAGCTGGCTCGGCTGTAGAAGACGCCAGCCTATTCGGCTACGCGACAGGAACAGCGCGCGGGATGGCCCCGAGCGCGAGAGTCGCCGTCTACAAGGTCTGCTGGATGGGAGGCTGTTTTAGCTCCGATATTATTGCGGCCATGGACAAGGCCATTGAAGACAACGTCAACGTCCTCTCCATGTCCCTCGGCGGTGGAATGTCCGACTATTACAAAGACAACGTAGCAGTCGGAGCTTTTGCGGCGATGGAGAAGGGAATCCTAGTCTCTTGCTCGGCCGGAAACGCGGGCCCCAACTCGTATAGTTTAACCAACCTGGCACCGTGGATCACAACCGTAGGTGCGGGCACACTAGATCGTGATTTTCCGGCTTCCATCAGCCTTGGCAACGGCAAAAACTACTCCGGCGTTTCACTCTACAGTGGAAACCCTTTGCCCGGAACGTTAACGCCGTTTATTTACGCCGGTAACGCGAGCAATACCACCGTTGGGAACTTGTGCATGATGGGTGCTTTGACGCCCGAGAAAGTCGCAGGCAAGATCGTGTTGTGTGACCGAGGCCAGAACGCCAGGGTTCAGAAAGGAGCTGTGGTGAAAGCAGCCGGTGGTATTGGCATGGTTTTGTCTAACACCGACGCAAACGGCGAGGAGCTGGTGGCCGATGCTCATCTTTTGCCTGCCGCGGCGGTGGGTGAGAAAAATGGTGACGCCATAAAGAGTTACTTGGTTTCGGATCCAAATCCGACGGCCACGATTCAGTTCGAAGGGACCAAGGTTAGGATCCAGCCTTCTCCCGTTGTCGCGGCGTTTAGCTCGAGGGGGCCGAACACCGTCACCGCGGAGATACTGAAACCGGACATCATCGCGCCAGGTGTCAACATCCTAGCGGGATGGTCTGGGATTGTGGGCCCCACCGGATTAAGCACGGACTCCCGGCGCGTGCCATTCAACATTATTTCGGGAACGTCGATGTCTTGCCCACACGTGAGTGGGCTCGCCGCGCTTATCAAGGCGGCTCATCCGGACTGGAGCCCCGCGGCGATTCGGTCGGCGCTCATGACCACAGCGTACACGGCGTACAAGAACGGCGCAAAATTACAAGACGCAGCCACTGGCAAACCAGCCACCCCGTTCGATTACGGCTCTGGACACGTGGACCCCGTAGCGGCGCTTAATCCGGGGCTTGTCTACGATCTGACGGCGGATGACTACCTAAACTTCCTCTGCGCGTTGAATTATTCCGATTTGCAAATCAGAAGCCTGGCCAAGAGAAATTTCACGTGCGACACTAGTAAGAAATACAGTGTGACAGATCTTAATTACCCTTCATTTTCTGTGGTTTTTAATACTGGTCGAACTGGCGTGGTTAAGTACACGCGGACTCTTACAAATGTGGGCGCACCGGGGACGTATAAAGCGTCTGTATCATCAGCGATCCCCTTGGTAAAGATTAGCGTTGTGCCAGAGTCGTTGAGTTTCGCTGAGATCAACGACAAGAAATCCTACACCGTCACATTCACTGCCACGGGTACTTTGCCGGATACGGGTAGCTTTACACGTCTGGAGTGGTCGGACGGGAAGCACATTGTGGCGAGTCCGATAGCTATCGGCACGGGTGAATCGGAGTAG